One segment of Micromonospora parathelypteridis DNA contains the following:
- a CDS encoding TetR/AcrR family transcriptional regulator C-terminal domain-containing protein, giving the protein MSRPEAPYLRIVEDIRRRIVAGELRPGDQVPSARRISQEWGVAIATATKVHAALRQQGLTEARPGVGTVVASAPEPARVPAAERTRRLSSAARPGGEGELSRERIVSVAIAVADADGMAELSMRRVATELGVATMSLYRYVAGKDELVLHMIDAVLGEEEVPPPSTEGLRADLAAIARLEWRFFRRHPWLAPAMSITRPQLAPNAVGITDGVLHALDGLGLDSETQLYVHLTLFSFGRGLATAIEPEIEAQRETGLTNDEWMNFQEARLAELAAAGSPLLRMALRNDFDFDLDRLFEFGLSRLLDGLAGYLSEGSARSSRLGGHLG; this is encoded by the coding sequence GTGAGTCGACCAGAGGCGCCGTACCTGCGCATCGTCGAGGACATCCGTCGCCGTATCGTCGCCGGCGAGCTGCGCCCCGGCGACCAGGTGCCCTCCGCCCGCCGGATCAGCCAGGAGTGGGGCGTCGCCATCGCCACCGCCACGAAGGTGCACGCCGCGCTGCGACAACAGGGACTGACCGAGGCGCGCCCCGGCGTCGGAACCGTCGTGGCCAGCGCCCCGGAGCCCGCGCGTGTCCCGGCGGCCGAGCGCACCCGACGGCTCAGTAGTGCGGCACGGCCAGGCGGCGAGGGCGAGCTGAGCCGGGAGCGCATCGTCTCCGTCGCGATCGCCGTCGCCGACGCGGACGGCATGGCCGAGCTCTCCATGCGCCGTGTCGCCACCGAGCTCGGCGTCGCCACGATGTCGCTGTACCGGTACGTGGCGGGCAAGGACGAGCTGGTGCTGCACATGATCGACGCGGTGTTGGGCGAGGAGGAGGTGCCACCGCCGAGCACGGAGGGCTTGCGGGCCGATCTGGCGGCGATCGCCCGGCTGGAGTGGCGCTTCTTTCGCCGCCACCCCTGGCTGGCCCCGGCCATGTCGATCACCCGACCCCAACTCGCCCCGAACGCCGTGGGAATCACTGACGGGGTGCTGCACGCACTGGACGGACTCGGCCTCGACTCGGAGACCCAGCTCTACGTGCACCTCACGCTCTTCAGCTTCGGGCGGGGGTTGGCGACGGCGATCGAGCCGGAGATCGAGGCGCAGCGCGAAACCGGCCTGACCAACGACGAGTGGATGAATTTCCAGGAGGCGCGGCTGGCGGAACTGGCCGCCGCCGGTTCGCCACTGCTGCGGATGGCCCTGCGCAACGACTTCGACTTCGACCTGGACCGGCTCTTCGAGTTCGGACTGTCTCGTCTGCTGGACGGGCTGGCGGGGTATCTGTCGGAGGGCTCAGCGCGGTCCTCGCGACTCGGCGGACACCTCGGCTGA
- a CDS encoding expansin EXLX1 family cellulose-binding protein, with translation MTAPGTDAGNDTPASDNGTPRSSRRVRHWLAGAGVAVLAAVLGITLAVRGGATPACAAPPTGSTVHKGTASYYDAGRSGGTCSFPSPPADRLYVALGASEYSRAAACGSYLDVSGPKGRVRVMVMDQCAGCGRGKIDLSDEAFAKIADRAQGIVPVTYRAVVNPPLDGGLTFRMKRGASQYWFAVQVGNHGNPLRSVEAKGPSGGFRKAARQIDNYWTVEGGLGPGPYSVKVTDVYGRQATATIRMVAKQVQRSTATLAGPDATRTPSSSPSAQPTPTVTPSPTPAESSAPAATVEALAGAAPLDGSHC, from the coding sequence GTGACGGCACCAGGCACGGACGCCGGGAACGACACCCCGGCCAGCGACAACGGTACGCCCCGGTCGAGTCGGCGGGTCAGACACTGGTTGGCCGGTGCCGGGGTCGCCGTCCTGGCCGCCGTCCTTGGCATCACCCTCGCCGTACGCGGCGGCGCCACCCCGGCCTGTGCCGCGCCACCGACGGGAAGCACCGTCCACAAGGGAACCGCCAGCTACTACGACGCGGGCCGTTCCGGCGGCACCTGCTCCTTCCCGAGCCCGCCGGCGGACCGCCTCTACGTGGCCCTCGGCGCATCCGAGTACTCCCGGGCGGCCGCCTGCGGCAGTTACCTGGACGTGAGCGGCCCGAAGGGCAGAGTCCGGGTCATGGTCATGGACCAGTGCGCCGGGTGCGGACGCGGCAAGATCGACCTCTCCGACGAGGCGTTCGCCAAGATTGCCGACCGGGCGCAGGGCATCGTGCCCGTGACGTACCGGGCGGTGGTGAACCCTCCGCTCGACGGAGGGCTCACCTTCCGGATGAAGCGCGGCGCCTCGCAGTACTGGTTCGCGGTGCAGGTCGGCAACCACGGCAACCCGCTCCGCTCGGTCGAGGCGAAGGGGCCAAGCGGCGGCTTCCGCAAGGCGGCCCGCCAGATCGACAACTACTGGACCGTCGAGGGTGGCCTCGGCCCCGGGCCCTACAGCGTCAAGGTCACCGACGTGTACGGGCGCCAGGCAACCGCCACCATCCGGATGGTCGCGAAGCAGGTCCAACGCAGCACGGCCACCCTCGCCGGACCCGACGCCACCCGTACGCCGAGCAGTTCGCCTTCGGCTCAGCCGACCCCCACCGTCACGCCCTCGCCGACCCCGGCGGAGTCGAGCGCGCCGGCGGCGACCGTCGAAGCCCTCGCCGGCGCCGCCCCGCTCGACGGTTCCCACTGCTGA
- a CDS encoding TetR/AcrR family transcriptional regulator, with amino-acid sequence MTPNTARRRETSRRAILTAAFELLQEIGYAKVSIEGIAARAGVGKQTIYRWWPSKGAVIFDAFLMLSEGTEGEPPTLPDTGDLAADLTLVLRATVEEMNDPRYEQPMRALATEIALDPELAAAYAERLDGPLKEAKRQRLRSAQQAGQLAEGIDLGVAVDMIWGPVLNRWLQRSGPLTAEYADLVVATALDGLRPR; translated from the coding sequence ATGACGCCCAACACGGCACGCCGGCGAGAGACCTCCCGACGCGCCATCCTCACCGCGGCCTTCGAGCTACTGCAGGAGATCGGGTACGCGAAGGTCAGCATCGAGGGCATCGCCGCGCGCGCCGGAGTCGGCAAGCAGACCATCTACCGCTGGTGGCCGTCGAAGGGCGCGGTCATCTTCGACGCTTTCCTCATGCTCAGCGAGGGCACCGAGGGTGAGCCGCCGACGTTGCCGGACACCGGTGACCTGGCGGCGGACCTGACCCTGGTGCTTCGCGCCACGGTCGAGGAGATGAACGATCCCCGCTACGAGCAACCGATGCGCGCGCTGGCCACCGAGATAGCGCTCGACCCCGAGTTGGCCGCGGCCTACGCCGAACGGTTGGACGGGCCGCTGAAGGAGGCCAAGCGGCAGCGCCTGCGCAGCGCCCAGCAGGCGGGGCAACTCGCCGAGGGCATCGACCTCGGCGTGGCGGTGGACATGATCTGGGGGCCGGTCCTCAACCGATGGCTGCAACGCAGCGGTCCGCTCACCGCTGAGTACGCCGACCTCGTCGTCGCCACCGCCCTCGACGGACTGCGCCCCCGCTAA
- a CDS encoding DUF397 domain-containing protein has product MDLTNATWRKSRRSGSSGGNCVEVADNLPGVIGVRDSKDPSGPALAFGPAAWRAFVAQLAERP; this is encoded by the coding sequence ATGGACCTCACTAACGCCACCTGGCGCAAGTCCCGGCGCAGCGGTTCGTCGGGGGGCAACTGCGTCGAGGTCGCCGACAACCTGCCCGGCGTCATCGGCGTCCGGGACAGCAAGGACCCTTCCGGCCCGGCCCTGGCCTTCGGTCCAGCGGCCTGGCGGGCGTTCGTCGCCCAGCTTGCCGAGCGGCCGTAA
- a CDS encoding tetratricopeptide repeat protein — protein MGRGHAGGRKPSPVTVVVIAAAFALVGNLATNTVQVSGRWWPTVVWTLAGMLVAATLVVEWARHRASAHDEHAADVPGQLSVFGAIPLAAWQFQDRPDEMAMLRRALGGRGRAALVALPGARGAGKTQLAAAFARECVAHDYDLVAWVNAETGPVADLALLAQRLGLGGADEDPEVLAAALRGWLEQSGRARRLVVFDNVDDPDTVRKFLPATGTAKVIITTNRQEFTSMAGISAVPVGMFTPSQGQAFLQTATGLPRGADAAELGVRLGWLPLALAQVAASINRDRWSYRQYLQALEGQNLDEVLRRQAGADHPGVLKATQLSVAGLDRADPMGDASALLRVLSVLSPDGISRKLLARALPALGLSGGLGRALEVLTTASLVSLGGAAEDEHGDDGVVISVHRLTARVIRHQAGTALIEAITTATDALDTLTQDLPMDQAAHRRTELDELVAHILALRGHSVRPSPLLLTLCRWAAESLHDVGDVARAGSLLQATRTDSEAVLGPDHPDTLTTRHHLAALHALTLDPGGAVRELEQLLVDRLRVLGPDHDDTLATRHQLAYARGEAGDPEAAVTALDELLTDLLRIQGPGHPETLGTRNDLAHWHGRAGDPAGAVRALEELLADQVRLLNPGPDHARTMSIQLHLAHWRGMAGDPAGAATAFEELLVDNLRVLGPDHPATLATRRHLANWHSEAGDELGAADALEKLCADHLRVLGPDHPDTLNTQNDLAGVYHSIGRRGQAVNLLETVLANCERALGRDHHLTATVRGNLAFIRGHP, from the coding sequence ATGGGCCGTGGTCATGCGGGCGGGCGGAAGCCGTCGCCTGTGACCGTCGTTGTGATCGCTGCGGCGTTCGCTCTGGTAGGTAACCTCGCGACGAACACGGTGCAGGTGTCGGGGCGTTGGTGGCCGACGGTGGTGTGGACGCTGGCCGGAATGCTGGTGGCGGCCACGCTGGTGGTGGAGTGGGCACGGCATCGGGCCTCCGCCCACGATGAGCACGCGGCGGACGTGCCTGGCCAGTTATCCGTGTTCGGTGCGATTCCGCTTGCGGCGTGGCAGTTTCAGGACCGGCCGGACGAGATGGCCATGCTGCGTCGGGCATTGGGTGGACGTGGCCGGGCGGCGCTGGTGGCGCTGCCCGGTGCTCGTGGGGCCGGAAAGACTCAACTGGCCGCGGCGTTCGCCCGCGAGTGTGTCGCGCACGACTACGACCTGGTGGCGTGGGTCAACGCGGAGACAGGGCCGGTGGCCGACCTGGCGTTGCTGGCTCAGCGACTGGGTCTGGGCGGGGCTGACGAGGACCCCGAGGTGCTGGCAGCGGCGCTGCGTGGCTGGCTGGAGCAGTCCGGCCGGGCACGGCGGCTGGTCGTCTTCGACAACGTGGATGATCCCGATACGGTGCGCAAGTTTCTGCCGGCCACCGGCACCGCCAAGGTGATCATTACTACGAACCGGCAGGAGTTCACCAGCATGGCGGGAATCTCCGCGGTGCCGGTGGGAATGTTCACGCCCTCGCAGGGGCAGGCGTTCCTGCAGACGGCGACGGGTCTACCGCGCGGTGCGGATGCGGCCGAGCTCGGTGTGCGTCTGGGCTGGTTGCCGTTGGCCTTGGCGCAGGTCGCTGCCTCCATCAACCGGGACCGGTGGTCGTACCGGCAGTATCTTCAGGCCCTGGAGGGACAAAATCTCGATGAGGTACTACGCCGGCAGGCCGGCGCGGACCATCCGGGGGTCCTGAAGGCAACCCAACTCAGCGTGGCGGGCCTGGACCGCGCCGATCCTATGGGGGACGCTTCGGCGTTACTGAGAGTGCTGTCGGTGCTATCTCCGGACGGGATCAGCCGCAAACTGCTCGCCCGAGCGCTACCTGCTCTTGGGTTGTCCGGTGGTCTAGGACGGGCGCTCGAGGTGCTCACCACCGCGTCGCTGGTCAGCCTCGGTGGCGCGGCAGAGGACGAGCACGGCGACGATGGCGTGGTCATCTCGGTGCACCGCCTGACCGCCCGAGTAATCCGCCACCAGGCCGGCACCGCGCTGATCGAAGCCATCACAACCGCCACGGACGCACTCGACACTCTCACTCAGGACCTACCGATGGACCAAGCCGCCCACCGTAGGACCGAGCTGGACGAACTGGTCGCCCATATCCTCGCCCTACGCGGTCACTCGGTTCGACCTTCGCCCCTGCTCCTCACGCTTTGCCGATGGGCCGCCGAATCGCTACACGATGTCGGGGACGTTGCCCGCGCCGGTTCCCTCCTCCAAGCCACCCGCACCGATAGTGAAGCGGTGCTCGGCCCAGATCACCCCGACACGCTGACGACCCGCCACCACCTTGCCGCCCTGCACGCGTTGACTTTGGACCCGGGCGGTGCCGTACGTGAGTTGGAACAGCTCCTCGTGGACCGGCTGCGGGTACTCGGCCCCGACCATGACGACACCCTGGCCACGCGACACCAACTCGCCTACGCACGCGGTGAAGCCGGCGACCCGGAGGCAGCCGTCACGGCCCTTGATGAGCTGCTCACGGACCTGCTCCGGATCCAGGGGCCCGGGCACCCTGAAACCCTTGGCACTCGTAACGACCTCGCACACTGGCATGGTCGGGCCGGTGACCCGGCCGGTGCGGTTCGGGCTCTTGAGGAATTGCTGGCAGACCAGGTGCGTCTCCTGAACCCAGGTCCCGACCATGCCCGCACCATGTCGATTCAGCTTCACCTCGCCCACTGGCGCGGCATGGCCGGCGACCCGGCTGGAGCGGCCACCGCGTTCGAGGAGTTACTTGTCGACAATCTGCGGGTCCTGGGCCCGGATCATCCCGCCACGCTAGCCACGCGTCGCCACCTCGCCAATTGGCACAGTGAGGCCGGTGACGAGCTCGGCGCCGCGGACGCCCTGGAAAAGCTGTGCGCAGACCACCTACGCGTGCTCGGCCCCGACCACCCCGACACGTTGAACACCCAGAACGACCTCGCCGGCGTCTACCATTCGATCGGTCGCCGCGGCCAGGCGGTCAACCTTTTGGAGACAGTGCTGGCCAACTGCGAGCGTGCGCTCGGCAGGGATCACCATCTAACCGCGACGGTGCGAGGGAATCTGGCGTTCATTCGGGGGCACCCGTAG
- a CDS encoding FAD-dependent monooxygenase gives MANETVLISGASIAGPALAYWLRRHGFIPTVVEIAPGLRPGGQAVDLRGAGREVVERMGLIPRVREDRVDERGVANVDADGRWVAQMSADLFGGEGIVAEIEIMRGDLTRILHDATAGEVEYLFNDRITELDQGDTGVRVRFASGTVRTFDLVVGADGVHSGVRRLAFGPESEYVKPLGGYTAYFTVPDPGDLNDWFLMYNAPGGRVAGIRPERGGTAKAMLSFTSPPLEYDRRDVRQQQRLLTDAFAGVGWRVPALLDALPDAPDFFFDSICQVHVPNWSRGRVTLLGDAGYCGSPLTGMGTSMALVGAYVLAGELASAVDDHGRAFARYQEVMRDYVHQCQELPPGGISGFAPQSRLMIWARNQSMRMMGHWPMRDILARQFQKADAITLPDYATASAS, from the coding sequence ATGGCCAACGAAACCGTCCTCATCTCCGGCGCCAGCATCGCCGGGCCGGCGCTGGCGTACTGGCTACGCCGGCACGGCTTCATTCCGACCGTCGTGGAGATCGCCCCGGGCCTGCGTCCCGGCGGTCAGGCCGTCGACCTGCGCGGCGCCGGCCGCGAGGTGGTCGAGCGGATGGGGCTGATTCCCCGGGTACGCGAGGACCGGGTCGACGAACGCGGTGTCGCCAACGTCGACGCGGACGGCCGCTGGGTGGCCCAGATGTCCGCCGACCTCTTCGGCGGCGAGGGCATCGTGGCCGAGATCGAGATCATGCGGGGCGATCTGACCCGGATCCTCCACGACGCCACCGCGGGCGAGGTCGAGTACCTCTTCAACGACCGGATCACCGAACTCGACCAGGGCGACACGGGGGTGCGGGTCCGCTTCGCCAGCGGCACGGTGCGCACGTTCGACCTGGTGGTCGGCGCGGACGGGGTGCACTCGGGCGTACGCCGGCTCGCCTTCGGACCCGAGAGCGAGTACGTGAAGCCGCTCGGCGGGTACACCGCGTACTTCACCGTGCCGGACCCGGGCGACCTCAACGACTGGTTCCTCATGTACAACGCGCCTGGTGGGCGGGTTGCGGGGATCCGCCCCGAGCGGGGCGGCACCGCGAAGGCCATGCTGAGCTTCACCTCCCCACCGCTGGAGTACGACCGGCGCGACGTACGCCAGCAGCAGCGCCTGCTCACCGATGCCTTCGCCGGGGTGGGTTGGCGGGTGCCGGCACTGCTGGACGCGCTGCCGGACGCGCCGGACTTCTTCTTCGACAGCATCTGTCAGGTGCACGTGCCGAACTGGTCGCGGGGACGGGTGACGCTGCTCGGCGACGCCGGGTACTGCGGCTCGCCTCTGACCGGCATGGGCACCAGCATGGCGCTGGTCGGGGCGTACGTGCTCGCCGGCGAGCTGGCCTCGGCCGTCGACGACCACGGGCGGGCGTTCGCGCGCTACCAGGAGGTCATGCGCGACTACGTCCACCAGTGCCAGGAGCTGCCGCCCGGCGGGATCAGCGGCTTCGCACCTCAGAGCCGGCTCATGATCTGGGCGCGGAACCAGTCGATGCGGATGATGGGGCACTGGCCGATGCGCGACATCCTCGCCCGGCAGTTCCAGAAGGCGGACGCCATCACACTGCCCGACTACGCCACGGCCTCGGCCTCCTAG
- a CDS encoding DUF397 domain-containing protein, translated as MDLSNARWRKSTRSGASGGNCVEVATDLPGVVAVRDSKDVARPALTFSPAAWSAFVAQVIERP; from the coding sequence ATGGACCTCAGTAACGCCCGGTGGCGCAAGTCCACCCGCAGCGGCGCGAGCGGCGGGAACTGCGTCGAGGTGGCAACCGACCTGCCCGGTGTTGTGGCCGTCCGTGACTCGAAGGACGTCGCCAGACCGGCATTGACCTTCTCCCCCGCTGCTTGGTCCGCGTTCGTCGCCCAGGTCATCGAGCGGCCGTAA
- a CDS encoding TIM-barrel domain-containing protein: protein MLSPTLIRTEYQKDGKFTDAATFNAIGRDDFSRTRFTKHVEHGWLTIETDAMTLRYRVGSGTFTADNLTVQLKTGKQVVQGQPWAGHTAPDCAFGALCEAESLQLNGPGVATDHRGFTGRGFAAGFASSGDSVTFALDAPAAGTKQLTVRYANSAGGDGQTVDRTLTVQVDGDAGHTLTLPPTANWDTWGTANVPVDLTAGRHEISVVRGPNDSGNVNVDSLAVVNPGDSFPEPATPQPQPLRFGTLGEAETGALTGGAKPANDHNGASGTGFLAGLESTTSSDALTVTDVPSTGRYQVQIRYANGQAGSQPSQARTMSVRAGTAAPVTATLPPTSGWDYWNTVAVPVHLNRGTNTVTLGCPTDASCNVNVDTVAVTSAASPLLAPHAPLGGYRRGLDGVSGAALTAPGLLYQDGWYLLDDSASALSNTKPRPAAEQDGYVFAYGQDFNRGLKDLSTLTGPTKLLPKWAYGVWYSEYYDRTATEFQDLVARAKAEGVPLDTLVLDTDIKAPDKWNGWSIDPTRIPDPKAFFDWAKKQGLHTGINIHPSILGSDPKFAKAQATAKGKLQRVGCNGGADCYAFDFGDPDQLKAYMQLHDEMLPKGSKGPDLWWLDWCCDNTKSSLAGVTGDAWINQQYADKTGFAFSRAYGSLQAGGYSSPTPVSTGPWADKRTTLHFTGDTTSNWQTLQMEVGYTPGESAATGLAAVSHDIGGHTGGLQEPGTEPGSTKLPDDLYARWVQFGTFQPIDRLHSNHSDRLPWQYGPEANASAKKFLNLRKELQPYTYAAAQEATRTGTPIVRSMYLAYPNEQAAYATAGSEYLYGPDYLVAPVTTPGNTATTSVWFPPGNSWTDIFTGKTYRGGTTQNITTTLDTMPVFKKKH, encoded by the coding sequence GTGCTGTCCCCGACCCTGATCCGCACCGAGTACCAGAAGGACGGCAAGTTCACCGACGCCGCCACCTTCAACGCCATCGGGCGCGATGACTTCTCCCGTACGCGCTTCACCAAGCACGTCGAGCACGGCTGGCTCACCATCGAGACCGATGCGATGACGTTGCGTTACCGGGTCGGCTCGGGCACGTTCACCGCCGACAACCTCACCGTGCAGCTCAAGACCGGCAAGCAGGTCGTGCAGGGCCAGCCCTGGGCCGGCCACACGGCTCCGGACTGCGCGTTCGGCGCGCTCTGCGAGGCCGAATCGCTGCAGTTGAACGGTCCCGGTGTGGCCACCGACCACCGGGGATTCACCGGACGCGGCTTCGCGGCCGGTTTCGCCTCGTCCGGCGACTCGGTCACGTTCGCGCTCGATGCTCCAGCAGCCGGCACGAAGCAGCTCACCGTCCGCTACGCCAACAGCGCCGGCGGCGACGGCCAGACCGTGGACCGCACCCTGACGGTTCAGGTCGACGGCGACGCCGGCCACACGCTGACGCTGCCGCCCACCGCGAACTGGGACACCTGGGGCACGGCCAACGTGCCGGTCGACCTCACCGCGGGCCGGCACGAGATCAGCGTCGTGCGCGGTCCCAACGACTCCGGCAACGTGAACGTCGACAGCCTCGCGGTGGTCAACCCGGGTGACTCGTTCCCGGAGCCGGCCACGCCCCAGCCGCAGCCCCTGCGGTTCGGCACGCTGGGAGAGGCCGAGACCGGCGCGCTGACCGGCGGTGCGAAGCCCGCGAACGACCACAACGGCGCTTCCGGTACGGGATTCCTGGCCGGCCTGGAAAGCACCACGTCCAGTGACGCGCTCACCGTGACGGATGTTCCGTCCACGGGTCGCTACCAGGTGCAGATCCGCTACGCCAACGGCCAGGCCGGCTCCCAGCCGAGCCAGGCGCGCACCATGTCGGTCAGGGCGGGTACGGCGGCGCCGGTCACGGCGACCCTTCCGCCGACCAGCGGGTGGGACTACTGGAACACCGTTGCCGTCCCGGTCCACCTCAACCGCGGCACCAACACCGTGACGCTGGGTTGTCCCACCGATGCCAGCTGCAACGTCAATGTGGACACGGTCGCCGTCACCAGCGCGGCCTCCCCGCTGCTCGCCCCGCACGCGCCGCTCGGCGGCTACCGCCGGGGTCTGGACGGCGTGTCCGGTGCCGCACTCACCGCTCCGGGCCTGCTCTACCAGGACGGCTGGTACCTGCTCGACGACTCGGCCTCGGCCCTGAGCAACACCAAGCCCCGGCCCGCCGCGGAGCAGGACGGCTACGTCTTCGCGTACGGGCAGGACTTCAACCGTGGCCTGAAGGACCTGTCGACCCTGACCGGACCCACGAAGCTGCTGCCGAAGTGGGCATACGGGGTGTGGTACTCCGAGTACTACGACCGCACCGCGACCGAATTCCAGGACCTCGTCGCCCGGGCCAAGGCCGAGGGCGTGCCGCTGGACACGCTTGTCCTCGACACCGACATCAAGGCGCCGGACAAGTGGAACGGCTGGAGCATCGACCCCACCCGGATCCCCGACCCGAAGGCGTTCTTCGACTGGGCCAAGAAGCAGGGCCTGCACACCGGCATCAACATCCACCCGAGCATCCTCGGCTCGGACCCGAAGTTCGCGAAGGCGCAGGCCACCGCGAAGGGCAAGCTGCAGCGCGTCGGCTGCAACGGCGGTGCCGACTGCTACGCGTTCGACTTCGGCGACCCGGACCAGCTCAAGGCGTACATGCAGCTCCACGACGAGATGCTGCCGAAGGGCAGCAAGGGCCCGGACCTCTGGTGGTTGGACTGGTGCTGCGACAACACGAAGTCCTCCCTCGCCGGGGTGACCGGGGACGCGTGGATCAACCAGCAGTACGCCGACAAGACCGGTTTCGCGTTCTCCCGGGCGTACGGCTCGTTGCAGGCGGGCGGCTACAGCAGCCCGACCCCGGTGTCGACCGGACCGTGGGCTGACAAGCGCACCACGCTGCACTTCACCGGTGACACCACCTCCAACTGGCAGACGCTGCAGATGGAGGTCGGCTACACGCCGGGCGAGTCGGCCGCGACCGGGCTGGCCGCGGTCAGCCACGACATCGGCGGGCACACGGGCGGCCTGCAGGAGCCGGGCACCGAACCGGGCAGCACGAAGCTGCCCGACGACCTCTACGCCCGGTGGGTTCAGTTCGGTACGTTCCAGCCGATCGACCGGCTGCACTCCAACCACAGCGACCGGCTGCCCTGGCAGTACGGCCCGGAGGCGAACGCGTCGGCCAAGAAGTTCCTCAACCTGCGGAAGGAGCTGCAGCCGTACACCTACGCCGCAGCCCAGGAGGCCACCCGCACGGGTACGCCCATCGTCCGCTCGATGTACCTGGCCTACCCGAATGAGCAGGCCGCGTACGCCACCGCCGGTTCCGAGTACCTCTACGGCCCGGACTACCTGGTGGCACCGGTGACGACGCCGGGCAACACCGCCACGACGTCGGTGTGGTTCCCGCCGGGCAACAGCTGGACCGACATCTTCACCGGGAAGACGTACCGGGGCGGCACCACGCAGAACATCACCACCACGCTGGACACCATGCCGGTGTTCAAGAAGAAGCACTGA
- a CDS encoding glyoxalase superfamily protein, whose amino-acid sequence MTERLAPVLRTTDADAAATWYARLGFLRQWEHRFAPDLPLYVSIVRGGVEIHLSEHTGDARPGTLLYLYVDDIDAAAAACGVGTVGQKDWGREFEVVDPDGNRLRIGAAR is encoded by the coding sequence ATGACCGAACGCCTCGCGCCTGTCCTGCGGACCACGGACGCGGATGCCGCCGCGACTTGGTACGCCCGCCTTGGTTTCTTGCGGCAGTGGGAGCACCGGTTCGCCCCTGACTTGCCGCTCTACGTGAGCATCGTCCGGGGCGGCGTTGAGATCCATCTGTCGGAGCACACCGGGGATGCCCGGCCGGGGACACTGTTGTACCTGTACGTCGACGACATCGATGCCGCAGCGGCAGCCTGCGGCGTGGGCACCGTCGGGCAGAAGGACTGGGGACGCGAATTTGAGGTGGTAGACCCGGACGGCAATCGCCTCCGCATCGGTGCAGCACGATGA
- a CDS encoding helix-turn-helix domain-containing protein: MADVPSPLADFIVSEIRRARGASGMTQEAFGRAAGFSASHVSAVESSTRALTMDFIRGADRAFSNDGLFGRLVVKLGAPSWFLPWLDAERGARQLRLFEPLLIPGLLQTENYARVVMRLNDLMSATEVDQQVSARMSRHKILTGDTPPQVVAVLDESTLRRASDEHAGIMAEQIAHLIAVAELPHVHVHVIPADAGLHIGLSGPFALARAGDGAWVGHLENQLGGIVVDNEDELHTLQTRWENVRNEALPRRQSNELMKEVHSDHGPH; encoded by the coding sequence GTGGCTGATGTGCCGAGTCCCCTCGCGGACTTCATCGTGAGCGAGATCCGCCGCGCTCGCGGAGCATCCGGGATGACGCAAGAGGCGTTCGGCCGGGCAGCGGGCTTCAGCGCTTCGCATGTCAGCGCCGTGGAGAGCAGCACCCGTGCACTGACGATGGACTTCATCCGCGGAGCGGACCGCGCCTTCAGTAACGACGGGCTGTTCGGACGCCTGGTGGTGAAACTCGGCGCACCGTCATGGTTTCTGCCGTGGCTGGACGCCGAGCGCGGCGCGCGACAGCTTCGGCTCTTCGAACCACTACTGATTCCGGGCCTACTCCAGACCGAGAACTACGCCCGCGTGGTGATGCGCTTGAACGACCTCATGTCGGCAACGGAGGTAGACCAGCAGGTGAGCGCCCGCATGAGCCGGCACAAGATCCTCACCGGTGACACACCCCCGCAGGTGGTGGCTGTGCTGGATGAGTCCACGCTTCGCCGCGCCAGCGACGAGCATGCGGGCATCATGGCCGAGCAGATCGCCCACCTCATCGCCGTGGCTGAGTTGCCCCACGTTCACGTGCACGTGATTCCGGCAGATGCCGGTCTCCACATCGGGCTGTCCGGGCCGTTCGCGCTGGCGCGAGCCGGCGACGGAGCCTGGGTTGGGCACCTCGAAAATCAGCTAGGCGGGATCGTGGTCGATAACGAAGATGAACTACATACTCTTCAGACGAGGTGGGAGAACGTTCGAAACGAAGCGCTCCCGCGCCGGCAGTCCAACGAGCTGATGAAGGAAGTGCACAGCGATCATGGACCTCACTAA